One window of the Acinonyx jubatus isolate Ajub_Pintada_27869175 chromosome A2, VMU_Ajub_asm_v1.0, whole genome shotgun sequence genome contains the following:
- the LOC128314999 gene encoding translation initiation factor IF-2-like has protein sequence MPPPKAFIFRRKTKPGVTSTSGPHKPRHHYKTQVPKVQKLKPEALRGRDRVPGGGGGKKKPTRECSADPPRTPAERRTLGPSGPSRRLREAGRQAGRRAGLPPEPGDSRPTLAGVRGKPEETAEPRAGRVGEDAAAAEAVAAPPPPARPNRRCDATGRANAGPNRRPAEARARRRRGPAPHAARASTPRARYSSRRPAPPPVRTRRPRFGPRRRETAELILTQGSGARGRRNPPSSEAAAAAAASSGAAGGGDASPLPAAGRRAGGEGRGGGRWSDRGGGGRGGPRRLLARSLPPSGARPPAALSPTHSHGERRAPRQPLRRTGPAP, from the exons ATGCCCCCTCCGAAGGCTTTCATTTTCAGGCGGAAAACCAAACCCGGTGTCACCTCAACATCGGGGCCACACAAACCTCGCCACCATTACAAAACCCAAGTGCCAAAGGTGCAGAAGCTGAAGCCGGAAGCACTGCGAGGCCGGGATCGAGTtccaggaggggggggggggaaaaaaaaaccaacccgaGAGTGCAGCGCGGACCCTCCACGGACCCCGGCCGAGCGACGCACGCTAGGCCCTTCCGGTCCGAGCCGCCGTCTCCGGGAGGCCGGGCGACAGGCCGGGCGACGGGCCGGGCTTCCACCCGAGCCCGGGGATTCGCGGCCTACCCTCGCCG GGGTTCGCGGGAAGCCGGAGGAGACCGCCGAGCCACGGGCCGGCCGGGTCGGTGAGgacgcggcggcggcggaggccgtggccgcccctcccccaccggcccGGCCCAACCGCCGCTGCGACGCGACCGGCCGCGCCAACGCCGGGCCCAACCGCCGACCCGCGGAGGCCCGGGCGAGGCGGCGGCGCGGGCCTGCTCCCCACGCCGCCCGCGCGAGTACACCGCGGGCCCGTTACTCCTCGCGCcggcccgcgccgccgcccgTCAGGACGCGCCGCCCTCGGTTCGGGCCGAGGCGGCGGGAGACCGCGGAGCTGATACTTACTCAGGGGTCGGGTGCTCGGGGTCGTAGAAATCCCCCATCTTCGGAGGCGGCTGCGGCGGCAGCTGCTTCATCGGGAGCGGCTGGAGGCGGCGACGCGAGCCCCCTCCCCGCGGCAGGGCGACgcgcgggaggggaggggaggggaggaggccgcTGGTCCgaccgcggcggcggcggcaggggcGGCCCGCGTCGCTTGCTCGctcgttccctccctccctccggcgcccgcccgcccgccgctcTCTCCCCCACACACTCACACGGGGAGCGACGCGCACCCCGCCAGCCCCTCCGCCGCACAGGCCCGGCCCCTTAA